Part of the Jatrophihabitans sp. GAS493 genome, GTCCGGCATCACCAGATCCATCTCGATCGGGTTGAACTCAAAGCCCGGCGCGTCGGTCGGGACCGCGAAGAGGACGGGCTTGAGCCGGCCGCTCTTGGCATCCTCGGTGCGGCTGACCACCAGCACGTGATCGGCCTGGTCGACTCCGGAGATGTAGATCTTGCGACCAGTGAGCAACCAGTCGTCACCGTCGCGGCGCGCCGTCGTCGTGATCCGGTGGGAGTTGGAGCCGGCGTCCGGTTCGGTGATCCCGAAGGCCATGATCTGCGATCCGTCGCTGAGTCCGGGCAGGAAGCGCTGCTTCTGCTCGGCGGTTCCGAAGCGGCTGATCACCGTCCCACAGATCGCCGGAGAGACGACCATCATCAGCAGGCCGTTGCCGGCGGCGCCGAGCTCCTCCTGGACCAGCGCCAGCTCGAACATTCCGGCCCCACCGCCGCCGTACTCCTCGGGGAGGTTCACCCCGAGAAAGCCGAGCTTTCCGGCCTCGTTCCAGAGTTCGGTGAGCGGCTCGTGGGCGCGGGCCTTGGTCAGCGTGTAGTCGTGGCCGTACTTCGCTGCGAGCTCGGCGACGGCGGCGCGGAGGGCTGACTGCTCCTGGGTCTCGGTGAAGTTCACGCGGACTCTCCTTCGGTGGATGGGCTGCTAGCGGGGTCAGGGGTGATGGGGGTGTCGGGGCTTGTGCGGGTGTCAGGGCTTATAGGGCTGTTGGGGCTCACTACGGCCAGGACGGCGCCGACCTCGACCTGATCGCCGACGGCCACCGGCAGTTCGCTGATCACGCCGTCGATCGGCGCACTGATCTGATGCTGCATCTTCATCGCCTCCAGCGTCAGCAGCGGCTCTCCGGCGCTGACCACAGCGCCGACCACCGCCTCGACCCGGATCACCGATCCGGGCATCGGGGCGAGTAGCGACCCGGCCGCGAGCTGTGTGCTCGGGTCGGCGAATCGTTCGACTCGCTGCAGCGCCACCGATCCAGCCGCTGATTCCACGTAGATCGACTGATCCTCCGCATAGCGGGCGACCGTGAAGTGCCGCCGCACGTCCTCGACCTCGAGCACCACCTCGGTCGGGGTGAGGCTGAGCAGTCGAGCGTCGGGGTGCTGCTCGCAGACCAGCCCCGTTCGGTCGAGCCGGTACTCGACCGACAACTGCCGATCGCCGTGCTGGAAGGTGCTTCGCTGACTCTGGGAGACGACGTTGCGCCAGCCGCTGGGCAGTCGGGGCTGGGTCGTGGCCGCCGCCCGGCGGTCGGCGGCATCGGCCAGGGCCGCGGCCAGCGCGCTGAGCTCCACCGTCGGTTGATCAGCCAGCGGTGTCGACAGGGTTCCCGCCGTTGCGTCGCTCGCCCCGCCGTGGGTGGCGAAGAACGCGGTGTCGGTATCGCCGGCCAGGAAGGCCGGATGCCGCAGCACATTAACCAGCAGGTCCCGGTTGGTGACGAGCCCGTGCAGCCTGGTACGCGCGAGGGCGGCGGCGAGCATCGTCGCCGCCTCGATGCGGTTCGGGGCCCAGCTGATCACCTTGGCCAGCATCGGGTCGTAGTGAATCCCGACCTGCCGGCGGACGCCTCCGGTGCCGATGCCCGAGTCCAGCCGAACCCCGTGGCGGGGCGGGACCTCGAAGTGAGCGGCGACGTCGGGTACCTCGAAGTGCTGCACCGATCCACTCTGCGGCTGCCAGCCGGCGGCCGGATCCTCGGCGTAGAGGCGAGCCTCGATGCTGTGGCCGGAGACGGCGGGAGGCCCGGCCGGCAGCTGTTCGCCGTTGGCGACGCGGATCTGCCAGGCGACCAGATCCAGCCCGGTGGTGCACTCGGTGACCGGGTGCTCGACCTGCAGGCGAGTGTTCATCTCCAGGAAGTAGAAGCGGCCCTCCTCGTCGGCCAGGAACTCGACCGTCCCCGCCCCGACGTAGCCGATCGCCTCCGCCGCCAGCCGGGCAGCCTCGAAGAGGCGTTCGCGCATCCCCGGGGTGCGCTCGACCAGGGGCGAGGGGGCCTCCTCGATCACCTTCTGGTGGCGCCGCTGGATGGAGCACTCCCGCTCGCCGACCGTCCAGACCCGGCCGTGCGAATCAGCCAGAATCTGCACCTCGATGTGATGGCCGGTAGCGAGGTAGGGCTCGCAGAAGACGGTGTCGTCACCGAAGGCCGAGCGGGCCTCAGCCTGGGCCGCCGCCAGTTCCGCCGGCAGGGCGGCGACGTCCCGGACGATCCGCATCCCCCGGCCGCCACCCCCGGCCGATGCCTTGATAAGCACGGGCAGATCGGCGCTGGTGATGCTCTCCGGCTCGAGTTGGCTCAGCGTCGGAACGCCGGCCTTGGCCATCAGAAGCTTGGCCTCGATCTTGCTCCCCATCGACTCGATAGCCGCAACCGGTGGTCCGATCCAGGTGAGGCCGGCATCGATCACGGCGGCCGCGAAGCCGGCGTTCTCGGAGAGGAAACCGTACCCGGGGTGGATGGCGTCGGCGCCCATCCGCCGCGCGGCGGCCACGATGAGCTCACCCCGCAGGTAAGTATCAGCCGGGGCGGAGCCGGGGAGACGGGCCGCGACATCGGCCTGCTGCAGGTACCCCGCGTCGGCATCAGCGTCGGAGTAGACGGCGGCGGTGGAGATGCCGAGGGTGCGGCAGGTGCGGAAGACTCGGGCCGCGATCTCGCTGCGGTTCGCGACCAGAACTCGCGTGATCATGTGCGGAACACCCCGTAGTGACGGGCACCTTCAACCGGCGCCGTGTGGATGGCGGAGAGGCAGAGTCCGAGCACGGTGCGGGTGTCACGGGGGTCGATGATCCCGTCGTCCAGTAGCCGCCCGGACATGAATTTGGCCAGTGATTCGTTCTCGATCTGCGCCTCGACGTAGGCCTTCATCTGCGCGTCGCCGGCCTCGTCATAGACCTGCCCGCGGCCCTCAGCCGCCTGCCTCGCCACGATGGAGATCACCCCGGCCAGCTGGGCCGGACCCATCACCGCCGACTTTGCGCTGGGCCAGGTGAAGAGGAAGCGGGGGTCGTAAGCCCGTCCGCACATGCCGTAGTTGCCGGCGCCGTAGGAGGCGCCCATGACCACGGTCAGGTGTGGGACGGTGGAGTTGGAGACCGCGTTGAGCATCATCGCGCCATGCTTGATGATGCCACCCTGCTCGTACTCCTTGCCGACCATGTAACCAGTGGTGTTCTGCAGGAAAAGTAGGGGTGTGTTGCTCTGATTGGCCAGCTGGATGAACTGCGTCGCCTTCTGTGCCTCCTCGCTGAAGAGGACTCCGCGAGCGTTGGCCAGGATGCCGATCGGGTAGCCGTGCAGGCGGGCCCAGCCGGTGACCAGGCTCGTCCCGTAGAGCGGCTTGAACTCGTCGAAGTCGCTGGCGTCGACGATCCGGGCGATCACCTCGCGCGGGTCGAAGGGAACCTTCAGGTCGGCTCCGACGATGCCGAGGAGATCCTCCTCGTCATACTTCGGGGCGATCACCTCCGGGTAGGGCGCCGGTCCCTGCTTCTGCCAGTTCAACCGGGCGACGATCTGCCGTCCGAGGCGGATGGCGTCACTCTCGTCGACGGCCAGGTAGTCGGCCAGCCCGGAGGCGCGGGCATGCATCTCCGCCCCGCCCAGCGACTCGTCGTCGGAGTCCTCGCCGGTGGCCATCTTCACCAGCGGTGGCCCGGCCAGGAAGACCTTGGCCCGCTCCTTGACCATCACGACGTGATCGCTCATGCCCGGGATGTAGGCACCGCCGGCGGTCGAGTTGCCGAAGACCAGGGCGACGGTGGGGACGCCGGCCGCCGAGGCTCGGGTCAGGTCGCGGAAAGTGCGGCCGCCGGGGACGAAGATCTCCTTCTGCGTAGGCAGATCGGCGCCGCCGGACTCGACCAGGCTGATCGTGGGCAGCCGGTTCTCGCGGGCGATCTGGGCCGCCCGGAATGCCTTCTGCAGGGTCCACGGATTGCTGGCCCCACCGCGGACGGTCGGGTCATTGGCGTTGATCAGGCATTCGACCCCGCTGACGACGCCGATGCCGGTGACGACGCTGGCACCGACGGCGAAATCACTGCCCCAGGCGGCTAGCGGGGAGAGCTCCAGGAAGGGCGAATCCTGGTCCAGGAGCAACTCGATGCGCTCGCGGGCCAGTAACTTTCCACGGGCGTGGTGGCGTTCGCTGTACTTCGGCCCGCCCCCGGCGACCGCCTTCGCCTGCTCGGCCTGCAGGTCGGCGAGCTTCTCCAGCATCGACTCGCGGTTCGCGCTGAACTCAGCCGACCGATTGTCCAGCCGCGACGGTAGAACTGTCATGCTGCATTAACCTGGTCTTCGCTGGCGCTCATCCCGTGATTCGCTCCGGTCCTCGCTCGTACCTCGCTGCGATCCTCACTCATGGCATCCCTCTGGTCTTCGCTGGCGCTCATCCCGTGATTCGCTCCGGTCCTCGCTCGTACCTCGCTGCGATCCTCACTCATGGCATCCGTCTGGTCTTCGCTGGCGCTCATTCGGTGAATCCCAATCTCTTCGCGGCCAATCCCATGAGAATCTCGGTGGTTCCGCCGCCGATGCCGAGGATGCGCATATCGCGATACTGCCGCTCGACCTCGCATTCGCGCATATAGCCCAGGCCGCCGTGCAGCTGAACCGCCTTGTTCACGACCCACTCTCCAGCCTCGACCGCGCTGTTCTTGGCGAAGCAGACCTCGGCGATGAGATCGGTCTCGCCGGCGGCCGAACGCCGGGCCAGTTCGCGGGTGTAGACGCGGACCAGGTCGATGCGCTGCGCCATCTCGGTCAGTGTGTTCTGCACGCTCTGCCGGGAGATGAGCGGGCGGTCGAAGGTGCGGCGCGTCCGGCACCACTGCAGCGTCAGATCGAGTGAACGCTGCGCACTGGAGTAGGCCTGCACGGCGAGGCCGATACGTTCGGCCACGAAGTTCTGGGCGATCTGGATGAAGCCGGAGTTCTCCGGGCCGATCAGGTTGGCCGCCGGCACCGATGTGTCGACGAAGCTCAACTCGGCGGTGTCCGAGCAGAGCCACCCCATCTTCTCCAGCTTGCGGCTCACGGTGAACCCGGCGGTGCCCTTCTCGATCACCAGCAACGAGATCCCGTGAGCGCCGGGGCCGCCGGTGCGCACGGCCGTGGTGACAAAGTCGGCCCGGCACCCCGACGTTATATAGGTCTTCGCCCCGTTGACGACGAAGTGATCGCCGTCGCGACGGGCGGTGGTGCGGATGTTCGCCACGTCCGAGCCGCCCTCGGGTTCGGTGATCGCCAGTGCTCCGATCAGCTCGCCGGCCAGAGTCGGGGCGACCCAGCGGGCGATCTGACCCCGGTCACCGGCGGCGGTGATGTGCGGCACCGCGATCCCGCTGGTGAAGAGTGAGGCGAAGAGACCACCGGCGGCCCCGTCGTAATGCAGTTGCTCGCAGAGTGTCAGTGCGTCGAGGCCGTCACCGCCACTGCCGCCGACCGACTCGTCGAAACCGATGCCGAGCAGACCCAGCTCGGCGGCCCGTCGGTGCAGTGATCGGGGCAGCTCACCAGCCCGCTCCCATTCGTCCTGGAACGGCAGCACATCGCGGCGCATGAAGCCCGAGACGCTCTGCCGAAGCAGTCGCGTCCGCTCCTCCCGTGACTCCGTCCGGTTCAGCGGGGACGCAGCGGCGGTCACAGCAGTACCTCCGGAATCTCAACGACGCGCGCCCGCAGCCACTCACCGATCGCCTTGGCCTGCGGATCGAAGCGGTACTGCGAGGCCACGCCGTCGCCGAGGATCCCGTCGATCACGAAGTTCAGCGCCCGAAGGGAACCGAAGACGTGCCGGGTGACCTCCAGATCACGGGCCTCGGGGAGCAGTTCCTTGAACTTCTCGACGGTGAGCGCATGGGCCAGCCAGCGCCACTCGGGGTCGCTACGGACCCACACGCCGACGTTGGCGCTGCCGCCCTTGTCGCCGCTGCGGGCCCCGACCACGGTCCCGAGCGGCTCCCGGCGGGTTGCTCCACTGGGCAGCGGGGCCGGAAGCGGCGGCTCGTCGACGCCGGCCAGCGGCAGCGTCTCACCCGCCGGGGCGATGGGGTACGGAGTCGGTTCGCCGCCGTCTCCGAGGTCCAGCTGGGCGACCTGCGAGACGACGTGGGCGTCCACGTACGCCGGGTCGAAGACGCCGTAGATCGAGGCATCGGCCGGCGGAGCGGTGACGTGGAAGCCGGGGTAGCTGGCCAGCGCCAGCTCGATACCGGCGTTGGCGAAACGGCGGCCGATCGCCTTCGGATCGGAGGATCGGACCACGCAGCGCAGCTGGGCGCTGGCCGTCTCCTCGGTGTCGGCGTCGGCCTGATCGGTGCGGGCCAGGGTCCAGCTGGCGTCGGCCGGTATGACCTTCTCCAGTTGCTCGCGGAGCAGACGGGCCTTCTCCTCGATCTGCAATCCGGTGAGGACGAAGGTGACCTCATTGCGGAACCCGCCGATGACGTTGCGCCCGACCTTCAGCGTCGGTGGCGGTGGTTCTCCCTTGGCGCCGCTGATCCGCACCCGATCCTCGCCGAGCTGGCGAAGGTCAAGGGTGTCGAATCGGGCGGTGACGTCCGGCCCGGCGTAGCGGGCGCCGGCGATCTCATACAGCAACTGCGCGGTGACGGTTCCGACGCTGACGGCGCCGCCCGTACCAGGATGCTTGGTGATGATGCTGCTGCCGTCCGCGAAGACCTCAGCGATCGGGAAGCCCGGATGCTGCAGGTCGGCGATCTCGGTGAAGAAGGAGTAGTTGCCGCCGGTGGCCTGGGTTCCGCACTCGATGACGTGCCCGGCCACGACCGCGCCGGCCAGGGCGTCGTAGTCAGTGCGACCCCAGCCGTAGTGCGCGGCGGCCGGCCCGACGACGAGCGAGGCGTCGGTGACCCGACCGGTGACGACGATGTCAGCCTTGTTCTTCAGACACTCCGCGATGCCCCAGGCGCCGAGATAGGCGTTGGCGGTGAGGGGTGTGCCGAGTTGGAGCTCCTCGGCCCGGGGGAGTAGATCGTCGCCCGTCACATAGCCGATGCGCGGGTGCAGGCCGAGCTCGTCGCTCAGCGCGCGCAGCGCCTGCGCCAGCCCGCTGGGGTTGAGGCCGCCGGCGTTGGCGACGATGGTCACGTTGCGCTCCAACGCGAGGCTCAGGCAGTCGCGGACCTGGCGCAGGAACGTCTTGGCGTATCCGAGCTGAGGGGCCTTCAGCCGGTCTCTCCCGAGAATGAGCATGGTCAACTCGGCCAGGTAGTCCCCGGTGATGACATCAACATCGCCGCCTTCGAGCATCTCCTGCATCGCGGAGTACCGATCCCCATAGAAACCCGACACATTCCCGATGCGCAGTGGTTCTCTCACGATCCGCCGCCAGTTGCTGCGGGTGTCTGGTCAGCGCCCGCGGCCCGCCCCAGGCCGGGCTGGCCGGCGAAGGCCTGGGCGATCGGCAGCCAGTTCGCCGCCTCTCCGGTGGCGACGATGCCCAGGTCGTCGCGGTGGCGACGCTGGGTCACCAGGAGGCAGAAGTCCAGCGCCGATCCGCTGATCCGATCGCTGGAATCGTCCGGACCCCAACTCCAGAGGTGGCCGTCCGGTGCGATGAGTTCGACCCGGAAGGGGGCCGTCGGTGGAGTGCGGTCGTTGACGAGGTAGGCGAAGTCGCGCGTGCGAACGCCCAGATGGGCGATGTTGCGCAGTCGGGCGGTGGGAGTTCGGCTGATCCCCAACGCATCGGCAATGTCCTGGCCGTGGGCCCAGGTCTCCATGATGCGGGCGGTGGCCATCGACGTCGGGCTCATCGGCGGCCCGTACCAGGGCAGCTTCACCGTCGGGTCGCAGCTCAGTAGGCGGTCGGCCAGCGCGGCCCGTCCGGTCCGCCACTGGGTGAGCAGTTCGCCGCGGGGCCGTTGCGCACCGGCGGCGGCCGCATCGTCGACGTAGGTCGCGGCGTGCGGGATCGCCGCCTGCAGATCTCGGGCGAAGGCGTCCCGGTCGGTTGTGGCGAGTAGCGATTTCTGGTCGGTCCAGGCCAAGTGGGCGATCTGGTGGGAGATCGTCCATCCCTCGGCCGGGGTGAAGACGCTCCAGTCCGGTGCGGCGTCGACTATTGCGTCGAGTTCGGTGCCCTCATTGATGAGGTCGCCGACGATGCCGGGGAGGTCGCTCATGCAGCCATGCTGACACCTTGAGCCGAAACAAGCAAGCGCGCCTGATTGTTTTTCCGTAGGGCTCCTGCATTGACTGCAGGTCGGCTAGCCGGTCAGTGAACCCTTCCCGAGGAGATTGCGCAGGTGCTCGGCGCTGCTCCAGACATCCGCCACCGGACCCTCGCCGGCTGGCTCCTCGGTGAGGATGGTGTCCTGCTCGAGCACGTACCAGCCGTCGTACCCGCTGCCGGTGAGGTCGCCCACGATGGATTCGAAGTTGACGTCCCCGGTCCCGAGTGGGCGGTACATGCCGTGCCGTACCCCCTCGGTGTAGCTCAACCGCCCGGAACGCACCTTGGCTGCGATCGTGTCGTCGACGTCCTTGAAGTGGGTGTGGGCAATTCGCTCCGGAGCCTGGCGGGTCAGCTCGGCCGGGTCCGTGCCGCCGATGAGCAGGTGCCCGGTATCCAGGCAGAGCGATATCGACGTGCCGTCGAGTACTCGCTGCACCTCGACGCCGTTCTCCACCATCGTGCCGACGTGCGGGTGCAGCACCGCGCGCACTCCACGTTCGGCGGCCAGGTCGGAGATGCGTCCGAGGTTTGCCAGGAGCCGGTTCCAGCCGTCCTCGTCCAGGGTCGGGCGAGTGTCGTAGCCGTCCAGACCGCTCACCGCCGACAGCACCAGCACCTTCGCGCCGGTGGCTGCGTAGCTGGCCAACAGGCGCTCGATCTCGCTCAGTGGGTCGTGCTCCGCGGAGTGCAGCAGCACCGGGGTAAACCCACCGATCGCCTGTAATTCATGGGCCTTCAGCAACCCCGCCATGGCTTCTGGGTCCTCCGGCAGGAAGCCGTCCGGGCCGAATTCAGTGGCGGAGAGTCCAACCTCGCGCATCTCACCGAGGACCCGGTCAGTGCCGAGCTGATAGCCCCACCCGGGCACTTCGCAGACTCCCCAGGAGATCGGTGCGCCGGCGATCTTGCGGCTCGACTGCGTCTGGTCATTCATGCCGATGCTCCCTGCAATGCGGTCGCGTCGGCGGCCACTTCATCGATACGGATGGGTCGGTGCTCGCGGTAGGAACGTGTCGCCGCCTCCGCGATCTGCTCCGCATACAGTGCGTCCTCAAGCGTGCAGGGTGACGGGCGCTGGCCGGCGACGACTTCGGTGAAGGCCTCGAGTTCGGCGCGGTAGGCCGGCAGGAAGCGCTCCATGAACGCCGGATACGGGGTCCCTGCGGGGAAGGCGACTCCCGGCTCGACCGAGCGCAGCGGAAGGCGGTCGTCCATCCCCGCGCTGATGCTGTCGGCTGAGCCATGGACCTCCAGACGGACGTCGTAGCCGCGTGCGTTGTACCGGGTGTTCGAGACCAGAGCCAGCGTGCCGTCGTCCAGGGTCAGCAGCGCGGACGCGGTGTCGACGTCATCGGCCTCGGCGAAGAAGTCGGCCCCCTTGTTGCTCCCGGCGGCGTATACCTCGACGACCTCCCGGCCGGTGACCCAGCGGATGATGTCGAAGTCGTGCACCGCGCAGTCGCGGAAGAGTCCACCGCTGCCGGCGATGTATTCGGCCGGCGGCGGGGAGGGGTCCAGAGTGGTTGAGCGGAGCGTGTGCAACCACCCCAGCTCGCCGGTCAATACCGCATCTCGGGCCGCCCGGAAACCGGCGTCGAAGCGACGCTGGTAGCCGATGTGCACCGGCGTAGATGATCCGGCAACGCGACTGAGCAGGCCGGTACTCTCGGCCAGGCTGCCGCTGATCGGCTTCTCGCAGAAGACGGGAATCTCGGCCTCGACGGCCGCGGTCAGCAACTCGGCGTGGGCGCCGGTGCCGGCCGCGATCACCAGCCCGTCGATGCCCGAGCGGAGGAGCGTCGCGACCGAGTCGACGGCCTCCGCTCCGATGCGCGCGGCTACCGACTGGGCGAGCGCGGGCTGGAAGTCGGTGATGACGAGGGAGTCGACGCTGGACAGTGCACTGAGTGTGTCGGCGTGAAATCCGCCGATTCTGCCGAGACCGACGAGTCCGAGACGCATGAGAGACCTTTCGCTTTGCTGTGACTGGGGGAGTTGGGTCAGACGCCGGATTCGCGGTGGCGTCCGTGAGTGGCCAGCGCATCGCTGAAGCGGCCGGAACCCCAGCTATCGCGGACGGCCTGGCTCAGAAGTTCGGCCTGGGTGAGCGGCGCGAGTCCATTGATCGGGCGATCCCGGTCCAGGTTCGTCGGGAAGGCGTATCCCTCAGCGGTGGCGGCGACGATGTTGTCGATCGCCCGCTGTTCCACGCCGGCGCTCTGCATTCGCTGCAGAATTGGCAGCAGGGCCCGGCACATCGCGGGACGGTTCACCGTCTCCATCGCCCGTCCGAAGGCTGAGGAGATCTGTAGCAGGTTCGCCATTCGCTTCACGTTGGTCGAGTGGTTACTGCCCGCACCGTGAAAGAGGGCCGGATTGAAGAAGACCGCGTCGCCCGCCTGCAGCGGCAGCTGGACGTAGTTCTCGTTGAAATACTGGGTAACTTCCGGGCGGTGAAAAGCCAGGTAGCCATCGGCCAGCTTCTGGGAATGCGGCAGGTACATCGTCGGCCCGGAGACGACAGGCATGTCGCAGTGGGCGATCGCGCCCTGCAGCGTGAGCGCAGGCGTGAGCTGATGAGTGTGCGCCGGATAGGCCCGACTCTGCTCACTGGACATGAATCCCAGGTGGTAGTCACGGTGGGCCACCTGCGCCGCTCCACCCGGATTGACCACGTTTACCTGGGAGACCACCTGGTAGTTGGGACCCAGCCAGGCCTCGGCGGCCAGCGCGACGACGTCGTTGGCGTAGTACTCGGCGAAGAGTTCGGGGTCGCGCAGGGCGAACTTGTCGAGAGCGCCCCAGATGCGGTCGTTGGCTCCCGGCTTGGCGAAGTGATCGCCGGTCGCGAGGCCGGCCGCGTGCTGCTCACGAATCATCGACTCGAAGAGCGCGCTGGTCCGATCCAGGATCGCGCGGTCGGCGATGGCCGCCCGGAAGACGACTATGCCGGGCCCTTCCAGCAGGGCTTGCGCCAGTTCCAGCTGCAAGGCGCGGCGGCCCTCAGCCGAGGTGGCCGCCAATTGAGCCGTGGCGGCGTAGATGAGGACGTTCTGCTCGACGCTCTCCGCGAGCGGATAGTCCGCCAGTTCGGTCGTCGTGGTCGCCAGAATCCGCAGCTCCGCCAAGGAATCCGTCGTCTCGAAGAGCCCGGCGACGGGCTCCGGGCGCACATTGGTCGCCGTCATCGGCAAACCTTCTCTCGCGTCGGGGTGGCTTCGGGTCAGTTGCTAGCCTAGGGCGGGAAATACATCAGTCAACGCCTGAAAGCCATCAAAAACCCATCATTTGGAGCAGTCTTGAAGCATCCGTTCCGATTGCGTGAGATCGCGGTGCAGGCCGGCTTGAGCGAGGCCACCGTGGATCGGGTCCTGAATCAGCGCGGCGGAGTTCGCGGTAGCACCGTGGCGCAGGTGCAGCAGGCGATCGAGGAACTGGACCGGCAGCGCGCGCAGTTGCGCTTAGGCGGTCGTACATTCCTGGTCGACGTAGTAGCCGAGACTCCGCAGCGCTTCTCCACTGCTGTGCGGGACGCGTTCGAGGCCGAGATGCCGTC contains:
- a CDS encoding TIGR03084 family metal-binding protein, which gives rise to MSDLPGIVGDLINEGTELDAIVDAAPDWSVFTPAEGWTISHQIAHLAWTDQKSLLATTDRDAFARDLQAAIPHAATYVDDAAAAGAQRPRGELLTQWRTGRAALADRLLSCDPTVKLPWYGPPMSPTSMATARIMETWAHGQDIADALGISRTPTARLRNIAHLGVRTRDFAYLVNDRTPPTAPFRVELIAPDGHLWSWGPDDSSDRISGSALDFCLLVTQRRHRDDLGIVATGEAANWLPIAQAFAGQPGLGRAAGADQTPAATGGGS
- a CDS encoding TIM barrel protein; this translates as MNDQTQSSRKIAGAPISWGVCEVPGWGYQLGTDRVLGEMREVGLSATEFGPDGFLPEDPEAMAGLLKAHELQAIGGFTPVLLHSAEHDPLSEIERLLASYAATGAKVLVLSAVSGLDGYDTRPTLDEDGWNRLLANLGRISDLAAERGVRAVLHPHVGTMVENGVEVQRVLDGTSISLCLDTGHLLIGGTDPAELTRQAPERIAHTHFKDVDDTIAAKVRSGRLSYTEGVRHGMYRPLGTGDVNFESIVGDLTGSGYDGWYVLEQDTILTEEPAGEGPVADVWSSAEHLRNLLGKGSLTG
- a CDS encoding acyl-CoA carboxylase subunit beta, encoding MTVLPSRLDNRSAEFSANRESMLEKLADLQAEQAKAVAGGGPKYSERHHARGKLLARERIELLLDQDSPFLELSPLAAWGSDFAVGASVVTGIGVVSGVECLINANDPTVRGGASNPWTLQKAFRAAQIARENRLPTISLVESGGADLPTQKEIFVPGGRTFRDLTRASAAGVPTVALVFGNSTAGGAYIPGMSDHVVMVKERAKVFLAGPPLVKMATGEDSDDESLGGAEMHARASGLADYLAVDESDAIRLGRQIVARLNWQKQGPAPYPEVIAPKYDEEDLLGIVGADLKVPFDPREVIARIVDASDFDEFKPLYGTSLVTGWARLHGYPIGILANARGVLFSEEAQKATQFIQLANQSNTPLLFLQNTTGYMVGKEYEQGGIIKHGAMMLNAVSNSTVPHLTVVMGASYGAGNYGMCGRAYDPRFLFTWPSAKSAVMGPAQLAGVISIVARQAAEGRGQVYDEAGDAQMKAYVEAQIENESLAKFMSGRLLDDGIIDPRDTRTVLGLCLSAIHTAPVEGARHYGVFRT
- a CDS encoding acyclic terpene utilization AtuA family protein, with amino-acid sequence MREPLRIGNVSGFYGDRYSAMQEMLEGGDVDVITGDYLAELTMLILGRDRLKAPQLGYAKTFLRQVRDCLSLALERNVTIVANAGGLNPSGLAQALRALSDELGLHPRIGYVTGDDLLPRAEELQLGTPLTANAYLGAWGIAECLKNKADIVVTGRVTDASLVVGPAAAHYGWGRTDYDALAGAVVAGHVIECGTQATGGNYSFFTEIADLQHPGFPIAEVFADGSSIITKHPGTGGAVSVGTVTAQLLYEIAGARYAGPDVTARFDTLDLRQLGEDRVRISGAKGEPPPPTLKVGRNVIGGFRNEVTFVLTGLQIEEKARLLREQLEKVIPADASWTLARTDQADADTEETASAQLRCVVRSSDPKAIGRRFANAGIELALASYPGFHVTAPPADASIYGVFDPAYVDAHVVSQVAQLDLGDGGEPTPYPIAPAGETLPLAGVDEPPLPAPLPSGATRREPLGTVVGARSGDKGGSANVGVWVRSDPEWRWLAHALTVEKFKELLPEARDLEVTRHVFGSLRALNFVIDGILGDGVASQYRFDPQAKAIGEWLRARVVEIPEVLL
- a CDS encoding Gfo/Idh/MocA family oxidoreductase, with translation MRLGLVGLGRIGGFHADTLSALSSVDSLVITDFQPALAQSVAARIGAEAVDSVATLLRSGIDGLVIAAGTGAHAELLTAAVEAEIPVFCEKPISGSLAESTGLLSRVAGSSTPVHIGYQRRFDAGFRAARDAVLTGELGWLHTLRSTTLDPSPPPAEYIAGSGGLFRDCAVHDFDIIRWVTGREVVEVYAAGSNKGADFFAEADDVDTASALLTLDDGTLALVSNTRYNARGYDVRLEVHGSADSISAGMDDRLPLRSVEPGVAFPAGTPYPAFMERFLPAYRAELEAFTEVVAGQRPSPCTLEDALYAEQIAEAATRSYREHRPIRIDEVAADATALQGASA
- a CDS encoding biotin carboxylase N-terminal domain-containing protein — protein: MITRVLVANRSEIAARVFRTCRTLGISTAAVYSDADADAGYLQQADVAARLPGSAPADTYLRGELIVAAARRMGADAIHPGYGFLSENAGFAAAVIDAGLTWIGPPVAAIESMGSKIEAKLLMAKAGVPTLSQLEPESITSADLPVLIKASAGGGGRGMRIVRDVAALPAELAAAQAEARSAFGDDTVFCEPYLATGHHIEVQILADSHGRVWTVGERECSIQRRHQKVIEEAPSPLVERTPGMRERLFEAARLAAEAIGYVGAGTVEFLADEEGRFYFLEMNTRLQVEHPVTECTTGLDLVAWQIRVANGEQLPAGPPAVSGHSIEARLYAEDPAAGWQPQSGSVQHFEVPDVAAHFEVPPRHGVRLDSGIGTGGVRRQVGIHYDPMLAKVISWAPNRIEAATMLAAALARTRLHGLVTNRDLLVNVLRHPAFLAGDTDTAFFATHGGASDATAGTLSTPLADQPTVELSALAAALADAADRRAAATTQPRLPSGWRNVVSQSQRSTFQHGDRQLSVEYRLDRTGLVCEQHPDARLLSLTPTEVVLEVEDVRRHFTVARYAEDQSIYVESAAGSVALQRVERFADPSTQLAAGSLLAPMPGSVIRVEAVVGAVVSAGEPLLTLEAMKMQHQISAPIDGVISELPVAVGDQVEVGAVLAVVSPNSPISPDTRTSPDTPITPDPASSPSTEGESA
- a CDS encoding acyl-CoA dehydrogenase family protein yields the protein MNFTETQEQSALRAAVAELAAKYGHDYTLTKARAHEPLTELWNEAGKLGFLGVNLPEEYGGGGAGMFELALVQEELGAAGNGLLMMVVSPAICGTVISRFGTAEQKQRFLPGLSDGSQIMAFGITEPDAGSNSHRITTTARRDGDDWLLTGRKIYISGVDQADHVLVVSRTEDAKSGRLKPVLFAVPTDAPGFEFNPIEMDLVMPDRQFMVFLDDVRVPSDALIGEEDAALAQLFAGLNPERIMAAALSVGTGRYAMNKATKYANERSVWGKPIGSHQGIAHPLAQAKIELELARLMMQKAASLYDSGDDMGAGESANMAKYAAAEATAHVVDQAVQTLGGNGLASEYGLGTLLATSRVSRIAPVSREMILNFVAQFSLNLPKSY
- a CDS encoding acyl-CoA dehydrogenase family protein, yielding MTAAASPLNRTESREERTRLLRQSVSGFMRRDVLPFQDEWERAGELPRSLHRRAAELGLLGIGFDESVGGSGGDGLDALTLCEQLHYDGAAGGLFASLFTSGIAVPHITAAGDRGQIARWVAPTLAGELIGALAITEPEGGSDVANIRTTARRDGDHFVVNGAKTYITSGCRADFVTTAVRTGGPGAHGISLLVIEKGTAGFTVSRKLEKMGWLCSDTAELSFVDTSVPAANLIGPENSGFIQIAQNFVAERIGLAVQAYSSAQRSLDLTLQWCRTRRTFDRPLISRQSVQNTLTEMAQRIDLVRVYTRELARRSAAGETDLIAEVCFAKNSAVEAGEWVVNKAVQLHGGLGYMRECEVERQYRDMRILGIGGGTTEILMGLAAKRLGFTE